The following are from one region of the Heliangelus exortis chromosome 2, bHelExo1.hap1, whole genome shotgun sequence genome:
- the PPP4R1 gene encoding serine/threonine-protein phosphatase 4 regulatory subunit 1 isoform X8 — MEQVPHIAMFCQENRPSIPYAFSKYLLPIVVRYLADQNNQVRKTSQAALLVLLEQELIERYDVETKVCPVLIDLTAPDSNDDVKTEAVAIMCKMASMVGKDITERLVLPRFCEMCCDCRMFHVRKVCAANFGDICSVVGQQATEEMLLPRFFQLCSDNVWGVRKACAECFMAVSCATSQEVRRTKLSTLFINLISDPSRWVRQAAFQSLGPFISTFANPSSSGQYFKEEDGKNAEDCGSAQENGEQVRTTEDDITVGEHNRTEDLSSHVDNDDFATKLENAMEDQNRVSNNSQRESDFQTESSFRCTLSSESCGEMAEENERSSHCCTAGLHKTGLNSQEASLSEQELYNSFHFWRTPLPEIDIDFELQQTSEIMLDREVQELTMPVSPNIPMATRKELEEMIENLEPHIDDPDVKAQVEVLSAALRASSLDPQEETMASKATDSETEITINDQQSFKPILSDIVPLIGDTGESMDSTLHYIHNDSDLSTNSSFSPEEERKSKVQDVVPQALLDQYLSMTDPSRAQTVDTEIAKHCAYSLPGVALTLGRQNWHCLKDTYETLASDMQWKVRRTLAFSIHELAVILGDQLTAGDLVPVFNGFLKDLDEVRIGVLKHLHDFLKLLHLDKRREYLYQLQEFLVTDNSRNWRFRAELAEQLILLLDLYSARDIYDYLRPIAFSLCADKVSSVRWISYKLVSEMVKKLYMASTSTFVVDLMNELVEKFCRCPKWSGRQTFVFICQTISEDDCLPMDQFAVHLLPHLLLLASDRVPNVRVLLAKTLKQTLLEKEYFLNSANSHQEAVEQTIMALQMDDDNDVKYFASIHPASTKIADDAMSTASSTY; from the exons ATGGAACAGGTGCCTCACATTGCCATGTTCTGTCAAGAAAACAGACCTTCAATCCCCTAtgctttttccaaatatttactGCCTATTGTGGTACGGTACCTCGCAGACCAGAATAACCAG GTCAGAAAAACAAGTCAGGCAGCACTGTTAGTTCTGTTGGAGCAAGAACTCATAGAGAGATATGATGTGGAGACCAAAGTATGCCCTGTTCTGATAGATCTGACAGCTCCAGACAGCAATGATGATGTGAAGACAGAAGCAGTGGCT ATAATGTGCAAAATGGCCTCCATGGTGGGAAAGGACATCACGGAGAGACTTGTTCTTCCTCGGTTCTGTGAGATGTGCTGTGACTGCAGAATGTTTCATGTTCGTAAG GTATGTGCAGCCAATTTTGGAGATATCTGCAGTGTGGTTGGTCAGCAAGCCACTGAAGAAATGCTG CTGCCAAggtttttccagctctgctctgataATGTGTGGGGAGTTAGGAAAGCCTGTGCTGAATGCTTCATGGCAGTTTCTTGTGCAACATCACAGGAAGTCCGGAGGACAAAGTTGTCAAccctttttattaatttgatcAGTGATCCTTCACGATGG GTCCGTCAGGCTGCTTTTCAGTCTCTGGGGCCTTTCATATCAACTTTTGCTAATCCATCCAGCAGTGGCCAGTACTTTAAAGAAGAAGATGGTAAAAATGCTGAAGATTGTGGTTCTGCACAGGAAAACGG TGAACAAGTCAGGACTACAGAAGATGACATAACAGTGGGTGAGCACAACAGGACAGAGGATCTGTCTTCACATGTTGATAATGATGATTTTGCAACAAAACTTGAAAATGCCATGGAAGATCAAAACAGAGTGTCAAATAACTCCCAGAGGGAAAGTGATTTCCAGACTGAGTCATCCTTCCGTTGCACTTTGTCTTCAGAATCTTGTGGGGAAATGGCTGAGGAGAACGAGCGAAGTTCTCATTGCTGTACAGCAGGTCTGCATAAGACTGGGCTGAATTCACAGGAAGCATCTCTTTCAGAGCAGGAATTGTACAACTCTTTCCATTTCTGGAGGACTCCACTTCCAGAAATAGATATTGACTTTGAGCTTCAGCAAACGTCTGAGATAATGCTTGATAGAGAAGTTCAGGAACTCACTATGCCAGTGTCTCCAAACATTCCCATGGCAACAAGGAAAGAGTTGGAAGAAATGATCGAAAATTTGGAACCCCACATAGATGATCCAGATGTAAAAG CACAAGTGGAGGTGTTGTCTGCTGCACTGAGAGCATCCAGTTTGGACCCTCAAGAAGAGACAATGGCCAGCAAGGCAACAGACTCCGAGACTGAAATAACCATCAATGACCAACAGAGTTTTAAACCTATACTGAGTGATATTGTGCCTTTAATTGGTGACACTGGTGAG agtATGGATTCTACACTTCACTACATTCATAATGATTCAGATTTGAGCACAAACAGTAGTTTCAGccctgaagaagaaagaaaatccaaagTACAG gaTGTTGTACCTCAAGCCTTGCTGGATCAATATTTATCAATGACTGATCCATCCCGTGCACAAACAGTTGATACTGAGATTGCTAAACACTGTGCTTACAGCCTCCCAGGTGTGGCACTTACATTAGGCAGGCAGAACTGGCACTGTTTGAAAGATACCTATGAGACGCTGGCATCAGACATGCAG TGGAAAGTTCGCCGGACACTAGCATTTTCTATACATGAACTTGCTGTCATCCTTGGAGACCAGCTTACAGCTGGGGATTTAGTTCCTGTCTTCaatggctttttaaaagacCTAGATGAAGTCAGGATAGGTGTGCTTAAACACTTGCATGACTTTCTGAAG CTTCTACATCTTGACAAAAGACGAGAGTATCTTTATCAGCTTCAGGAATTCCTTGTGACTGATAACAGCAGGAACTGGCGTTTCCGTGCTGAGCTGGCTGA ACAGCTGATCTTGCTTCTGGATCTCTACAGTGCCAGAGACATCTATGACTACTTGCGCCCCATCGCTTTCAGCCTCTGTGCAGACAAAGTGTCTTCCGTCCGTTGGATCTCTTACAAGCTG gtTAGTGAAATGGTAAAAAAGCTGTACATGGCGTCAACATCAACCTTTGTGGTAGACCTTATGAATGAACTTGTTGAAAAGTTCTGTAGGTGCCCCAAATGGTCTGGTCGGCAAACTTTTGTCTTTATTTGCCAG ACTATCAGTGAAGATGACTGCCTGCCCATGGACCAGTTTGCTGTGCATCTGTTGCCACACTTATTACTCTTGGCATCTGACAGGGTTCCAAATGTTCGAGTCCTGCTGGCAAAAACTTTAAAGCAAACTCTTTTAGAGAAAG aatattttctaaacTCTGCCAACTCTCATCAAGAAGCTGTGGAACAAACCATTATGGCCCTTCAAATGGATGATGACAATGATGTCAAATACTTTGCAAGCATACACCCTGCCAGCACCAAAATTGCAGATGATGCCATGAGCACTGCTTCATCAACTTACTAA